In the genome of Siniperca chuatsi isolate FFG_IHB_CAS linkage group LG17, ASM2008510v1, whole genome shotgun sequence, one region contains:
- the neu1 gene encoding sialidase-1 has protein sequence METGSRLSALSLLLSAVLSPCVCLISPEQIDPLLYEEQLLWVSGAQGQVSIYRIPLLTFTPKGSLLAFAEGRKTSSSDVGAKFIALRRSTDKGATWSPTTFIVDDGLKLDGLNLGSVVVDEEVGSVILIYSICFHLYQCYPSSTMMVESFDDGLSWSMPRNLSVQLGVKNFAAGPGFGIQKRYNPAKGRLVVCGHGTLEGDGVFCILSDDHGLNWYNGAALKSIPYNQKKRPQDFNPDECQPFEMMDGSIVINVRNQNNYHCRCRVVVRSSDGGLSLPIDDLYFDYTLVDPVVAAGALQKDGVLYFTNPSNEQHRVNLTLRWSVTNGTSWENKAVQIWAGPSGYSCITSLDSGSSEDRKYIFVIYEKGHKDYYETISFAKIHLYGGR, from the exons ATGGAAACAGGAAGCCGGCTCTCTGCACTCTCGTTGCTTCTCTCCGCTGTGTTGTCTCCTTGTGTGTGTCTCATCAGCCCTGAACAG ATCGACCCTCTGCTGTATGAGGAGCAGCTGCTGTGGGTGAGCGGAGCCCAGGGGCAGGTGAGCATCTACAGGATCCCGCTGCTCACCTTCACCCCCAAAGGAAGCCTGCTGGCTTTTGCAGAGGGCAGGAAGACGTCGTCCAGCGACGTGGGAGCAAAGTTCATCGCACTGCGGCGGTCCACAGACAAAG GAGCCACCTGGTCCCCGACCACCTTTATTGTCGATGATGGATTGAAGCTGGATGGCCTGAACCTGGGCTCGGTGGTGGTGGACGAGGAAGTGGGCTCCGTGATTCTGATCTACAGTATCTGCTTCCACCTCTATCAATGCTACCCGTCCAGCACCATGATGGTGGAGAGCTTTGATGACGGCCTCAGCTGGAGCATGCCCAGAAACCTCTCGGTCCAGCTCGGAGTCAAAAACTTTGCCGCGGGTCCGGGCTTCGGCATCCAG AAGCGCTACAATCCAGCTAAGGGGAGGTTGGTGGTGTGTGGTCATGGTACATTGGAGGGAGACGGAGTTTTCTGCATCCTGAGTGATGACCACGGACTTAACTGGTACAACGGTGCCGCACTGAAAAGCATCCCGTACAACCAGAAGAAGAGACCACAGGACTTCAACCCTGACGAGTGCCAG CCGTTTGAGATGATGGACGGAAGCATCGTCATCAACGTGCGGAACCAGAACAACTACCACTGTCGGTGTCGTGTGGTGGTACGCAGCAGTGACGGTGGATTGTCCCTGCCCATAGATGATCTGTACTTTGACTACACGCTGGTGGATCCTGTAGTAGCAGCTGGAGCTCTGCAGAAAGACGGGGTGCTCTACTTCACCAACCCATCCAATGAGCAACACA GAGTTAACCTGACCTTACGTTGGTCAGTGACCAATGGCACATCTTGGGAGAATAAAGCTGTGCAGATATGGGCGGGGCCAAGCGGGTACTCCTGCATCACATCACTGGACAGCGGTTCGTCAGAGGACCGGAAGTACATCTTTGTCATCTATGAGAAGGGCCACAAGGACTATTACGAGACTATCTCGTTCGCCAAGATCCACCTGTATGGTGGCCGGTAG